The following are from one region of the Amedibacterium intestinale genome:
- a CDS encoding YbjQ family protein encodes MILVNTDYISGKTFEMLGLVKGSTIQTKNIGKDISQGLKTLIGGELKAYNEMMNEARALATNRMVEEAENLGADAVVNIRYASSAIMGGAAEVIAYGTAVRFIESK; translated from the coding sequence ATGATCTTAGTAAATACGGATTATATTTCAGGTAAAACATTTGAAATGCTGGGATTGGTAAAAGGAAGTACAATTCAAACAAAAAATATAGGAAAGGATATTAGTCAAGGACTAAAAACACTTATTGGCGGTGAACTTAAAGCTTATAATGAAATGATGAATGAGGCAAGAGCACTGGCAACAAACAGAATGGTTGAAGAGGCAGAAAATCTAGGAGCTGATGCAGTTGTGAATATCCGATATGCTTCCAGTGCTATCATGGGTGGTGCAGCCGAAGTCATTGCTTATGGTACAGCTGTAAGATTTATAGAATCAAAATAA
- a CDS encoding potassium channel family protein, which produces MKKRIILIGGFHKARSLAYSLIQKGFEVTAINADYQNCQILAEINDLHVVYGDGTKPYVLEDADIWNADIAIALTQRDDSNLVVCELCKKLFHVKRTVSIVSDSRKSKFFYEMGIDSVVCTTQAITGIIEQQAFVENIAMTIPLSSDDVVISEIIITKESEAAGKSIQDLHLPDGVIIGCILRNGKSIVPKGNTCIFEHDNIVLIAAKDKERKAMQILNGSENL; this is translated from the coding sequence ATGAAGAAGCGAATTATCTTGATAGGAGGATTTCACAAGGCACGTTCCTTGGCTTATTCTTTGATTCAGAAAGGGTTTGAAGTTACTGCGATTAATGCGGATTATCAAAATTGTCAGATTTTAGCGGAAATCAATGATTTGCATGTTGTATATGGGGATGGCACAAAGCCTTATGTATTAGAGGATGCAGATATATGGAATGCAGATATAGCAATTGCTTTGACTCAAAGAGATGACAGCAATCTTGTTGTATGTGAACTTTGTAAAAAGCTATTTCATGTAAAACGTACAGTTTCTATTGTAAGTGATTCTAGGAAATCTAAGTTTTTCTATGAAATGGGTATTGATTCTGTTGTTTGTACGACACAAGCTATTACCGGTATTATAGAACAGCAGGCATTTGTGGAAAATATTGCGATGACGATTCCTTTATCCAGTGATGATGTAGTTATCAGTGAGATTATAATCACAAAAGAGTCTGAAGCAGCAGGGAAAAGTATACAGGATTTGCATTTGCCTGATGGTGTTATTATTGGATGCATTTTACGTAATGGAAAAAGTATTGTACCAAAAGGAAATACTTGTATTTTCGAACATGATAATATCGTGCTGATTGCGGCAAAAGATAAAGAACGGAAAGCTATGCAGATTCTAAATGGAAGTGAGAACTTATGA
- the nrdI gene encoding class Ib ribonucleoside-diphosphate reductase assembly flavoprotein NrdI, with translation MKIYYASRMGKVEKLAKMVSEEAIKIETADLEVNEDFVLFTYTDGHGIVPAIVEEFLKNTHAHLKGVVVSGSMERHADTYCFAGDIIAKEYNVPCLYKVDGAGTQEDVTAIQELLSK, from the coding sequence ATGAAAATATATTATGCATCAAGAATGGGAAAAGTTGAAAAACTAGCAAAAATGGTTTCAGAAGAAGCTATTAAGATAGAAACAGCAGATTTAGAGGTAAACGAAGATTTCGTTCTATTTACATATACAGATGGACATGGAATCGTACCTGCAATCGTAGAAGAATTTTTGAAAAATACACATGCACATCTAAAAGGTGTTGTTGTTTCGGGTAGTATGGAACGTCATGCGGATACTTACTGTTTTGCAGGAGATATCATCGCTAAAGAATACAATGTTCCATGCTTATACAAAGTAGATGGAGCAGGAACACAGGAAGATGTAACCGCAATTCAGGAATTGCTTTCTAAATAA
- a CDS encoding TrkH family potassium uptake protein, translated as MKLAFKYGNHYGKLAVIIGVLIAVPILILPFYPDEVKYIPSFLIPSILSIVFGFFLCKYLHVKQSQGGFRDNLRVGSFAVLFAWVYGITMGALPFVLSGLLNPIQAVFEAVSGWTTTGLSVMDVEATPYIFLFHRGFMQFCGGLGFLMMMIIFVQGKQAMALYSAEGHPDKLLPNIRKTAQTICIMYCGFLVVGVLMYLVCGMNLFDSIIHTMCSLSTGGFSTRADSIGYYDSPAIEAVTIVQMLVGTTNFAALLLLTKGKIMQFIKVSEVRFLFMLLIVFVPVTAFILTYGLYVNLAEGLRLSLFNIVSALSTTGYSTMPYQDWPQAALGIMIIMMLIGGGIGSTAGGLKLTRIYIMLRSTIDDIRMRLKPARSIRKITYITAHGKEEVDDRLLKNTSSFFVCYLVLFCIGTIAVSITANCDLTSAMFDFASSLGTVGLSIGITGPATNMATLIVEIIGMFMGRLEIFIVFIGVHELYSYARSFIRLKWKK; from the coding sequence ATGAAATTAGCATTTAAATATGGGAATCACTATGGGAAATTAGCGGTAATCATTGGTGTTTTAATAGCAGTTCCTATCCTGATTCTTCCTTTTTATCCTGATGAAGTTAAGTATATTCCATCGTTTTTAATTCCTTCCATTCTTTCCATTGTATTTGGTTTTTTCTTATGCAAGTATCTTCATGTAAAACAATCGCAAGGTGGATTTCGAGATAATTTAAGAGTTGGCAGTTTTGCCGTATTGTTTGCATGGGTTTATGGTATTACTATGGGAGCTTTGCCTTTTGTACTTTCTGGCTTGCTAAATCCAATTCAGGCTGTTTTTGAAGCAGTTAGCGGATGGACGACAACTGGCCTTTCGGTTATGGATGTAGAAGCAACTCCTTATATTTTTCTTTTTCACAGGGGATTTATGCAATTTTGCGGTGGACTTGGTTTTCTTATGATGATGATTATTTTTGTACAGGGGAAACAGGCCATGGCATTGTATAGTGCGGAAGGTCATCCGGATAAACTGTTGCCAAATATACGAAAAACGGCACAGACGATTTGTATAATGTATTGTGGCTTTTTGGTAGTTGGAGTACTAATGTATCTAGTATGTGGAATGAATTTGTTTGATAGTATCATTCATACGATGTGTTCCTTGTCAACTGGAGGTTTTTCTACAAGAGCTGATAGTATCGGATATTATGACAGTCCTGCAATAGAGGCTGTGACAATTGTCCAGATGCTGGTAGGAACAACGAATTTTGCGGCACTGCTACTTTTGACGAAAGGAAAAATCATGCAATTTATAAAAGTAAGTGAAGTACGCTTCCTTTTTATGCTTTTAATTGTCTTTGTTCCTGTTACGGCTTTTATTTTGACATATGGGTTGTATGTTAATCTGGCAGAAGGTCTTCGTCTTTCTTTATTTAATATTGTTTCCGCTTTATCAACAACCGGTTATTCAACAATGCCTTACCAGGATTGGCCACAGGCAGCTCTTGGAATCATGATCATAATGATGCTGATTGGTGGAGGAATTGGTTCTACAGCAGGAGGATTAAAACTGACACGTATTTATATCATGCTTCGCTCAACCATAGATGATATAAGGATGCGATTAAAACCTGCTCGTTCCATTCGAAAGATAACTTATATAACAGCCCATGGAAAAGAAGAGGTAGATGATCGTTTGCTTAAAAATACAAGTAGTTTTTTCGTTTGTTATCTGGTTTTGTTTTGTATTGGAACTATTGCGGTGTCTATAACAGCAAATTGCGATTTAACATCTGCGATGTTTGATTTTGCCTCAAGTCTTGGTACCGTAGGACTTTCTATTGGAATTACAGGACCTGCAACCAATATGGCTACATTAATCGTTGAAATTATTGGTATGTTTATGGGAAGGCTTGAAATATTTATTGTGTTTATTGGTGTGCATGAATTATATAGTTATGCTCGAAGTTTTATACGTTTGAAATGGAAGAAATAA
- the groL gene encoding chaperonin GroEL (60 kDa chaperone family; promotes refolding of misfolded polypeptides especially under stressful conditions; forms two stacked rings of heptamers to form a barrel-shaped 14mer; ends can be capped by GroES; misfolded proteins enter the barrel where they are refolded when GroES binds) produces the protein MAKEVRFSKDARNAMLKGVNTLADAVRVTLGPKGRNVVLEKEYGSPLITNDGVSIAKEIELEDKFENMGAKLVYEVANKTNDTAGDGTTTATILAQSMISNGLRQVEKGTNPVLMREGIEFASKEVANHILNKSRKVETNTDIASVAGISSGNKEIGEIIAKAMDKVGRNGVISVDESNGFDTELEISEGMQFDKGYVSPYMVSNHEKMEAELENAYVLVTDQKINNIQEVLPLLEQVVQANKPLLMIADDVENEVTSTLVVNKLRGTFNVVATKAPGFGDNQKDILNDIAILTGAVFYSKDLNMDLKEMKLEELGCVKKAVITKDNTTLIGGNGDSDKIQARINEIQAQMDNCKSDYDKKRYAERLGKLSNGVAIIKVGAATESELKEKKLRIEDALNATRAAVSEGIVIGGGAALVEAYVALKDELKSDVVDVQKGIKVVMDALLAPIAQIAENAGYNAEDIVDQQKHAEENVGFDAKVGEWVNMFEKGIIDPTKVTRSALLNAASISALFLTTEAGVASMKEKEAPLPPMPQGGMY, from the coding sequence ATGGCAAAAGAAGTACGTTTTTCTAAAGATGCAAGAAATGCAATGTTAAAAGGAGTTAATACTTTGGCAGATGCTGTACGTGTTACTCTTGGACCTAAAGGTCGTAATGTTGTATTGGAAAAAGAATATGGGTCACCACTTATTACCAATGATGGGGTATCAATCGCAAAAGAAATTGAATTAGAAGATAAATTTGAAAATATGGGCGCAAAACTTGTATATGAGGTTGCGAATAAAACAAATGATACAGCTGGTGATGGAACAACGACAGCTACGATTTTGGCACAAAGCATGATTTCTAATGGACTTCGTCAAGTTGAAAAAGGAACAAATCCAGTTTTGATGCGAGAAGGTATTGAGTTTGCCAGTAAAGAAGTCGCAAATCATATTTTAAATAAGAGCCGCAAAGTGGAAACCAATACAGATATTGCCAGTGTTGCAGGTATTTCCAGCGGTAATAAAGAAATCGGTGAGATTATTGCGAAAGCAATGGATAAAGTAGGAAGAAATGGTGTAATATCTGTTGATGAATCAAATGGCTTTGATACAGAACTAGAAATCAGTGAAGGTATGCAGTTTGATAAAGGGTATGTTTCCCCTTATATGGTAAGTAATCATGAAAAGATGGAAGCTGAACTTGAAAATGCATATGTTCTTGTAACGGATCAGAAAATCAATAATATTCAGGAAGTTTTACCTTTACTGGAACAGGTTGTACAGGCTAACAAGCCATTGTTGATGATTGCCGATGATGTTGAAAATGAAGTTACTTCTACATTGGTAGTTAATAAACTTCGTGGAACATTTAATGTTGTTGCTACAAAAGCTCCAGGCTTTGGTGATAATCAAAAAGATATTTTAAATGATATCGCAATTTTAACTGGTGCAGTTTTCTATTCTAAAGATTTAAATATGGATCTAAAAGAAATGAAACTGGAAGAATTAGGATGTGTGAAAAAAGCAGTTATTACCAAAGATAATACAACTTTAATTGGTGGAAATGGTGATAGTGATAAAATTCAGGCACGTATCAATGAAATTCAGGCGCAAATGGATAACTGCAAGAGTGATTATGACAAGAAACGTTATGCTGAACGTTTAGGAAAACTAAGCAATGGAGTAGCTATTATTAAAGTAGGTGCTGCCACAGAAAGTGAATTAAAAGAAAAGAAACTTCGTATTGAAGATGCATTAAATGCAACTCGTGCAGCGGTATCTGAAGGTATTGTCATCGGTGGAGGAGCAGCTTTGGTAGAAGCTTATGTTGCCTTAAAAGATGAACTAAAATCTGATGTTGTAGATGTACAAAAAGGTATTAAAGTTGTTATGGATGCATTGCTTGCACCAATTGCACAGATTGCAGAAAATGCTGGATACAATGCGGAAGATATCGTGGACCAGCAAAAACATGCAGAAGAAAATGTTGGATTTGATGCGAAAGTTGGAGAATGGGTCAATATGTTTGAAAAAGGAATTATTGATCCAACCAAAGTTACAAGAAGCGCATTGTTAAATGCCGCAAGTATTTCTGCTTTATTCTTAACAACTGAAGCAGGTGTTGCATCTATGAAAGAAAAAGAAGCACCACTTCCTCCAATGCCACAAGGTGGAATGTACTAA
- a CDS encoding tetratricopeptide repeat protein: MKDEITELRELCADIRKFIQEERLSEAKEKIALGMAQHPDAGIPHNLMGIVKEIENDRVGAMKHFRSAYALDPKNTSIRKNIDSLCAFRPTGKKLLFGDEDDERQKGSYIVEYDEQGIGHIVRKRD; encoded by the coding sequence ATGAAAGATGAAATAACAGAACTTAGGGAATTATGTGCAGATATAAGGAAATTCATTCAAGAGGAACGCTTAAGTGAAGCAAAAGAAAAAATTGCATTGGGAATGGCACAGCATCCAGATGCAGGGATACCTCATAATTTGATGGGAATCGTAAAAGAAATAGAAAATGACAGGGTAGGAGCAATGAAACATTTTCGTTCAGCTTATGCGTTAGATCCCAAGAATACAAGTATTCGTAAAAATATTGATAGTCTTTGTGCATTTCGTCCTACAGGGAAAAAGCTTTTGTTTGGAGATGAAGATGATGAAAGGCAAAAAGGAAGCTACATTGTTGAATATGATGAACAGGGTATTGGACATATCGTAAGAAAGAGGGACTAG
- a CDS encoding DUF4118 domain-containing protein, with product MKQKGVRKHWNLIVSILQSIFLLIVASGIGLLFQAWNFKESNIVIVYLLAVALSAKYGNGHVAGLFSAVASTFLFNYFFTQPYYSLNVNEAGYLVTFLIMTCVSFIISTLTVQMKQSAKIAQKNADEKQVLLELMVELNHAKDMEDVAKRSIVSFNKYLHIDVGCIHLDEQGVLKDTYLKKSETGFVYKEIAEYDDLFLFLKDYDKPYFVTEGFYEFLIKGSKEVLGIMRIPIQNSFILDNNILQVLTSMLDCIALAMERIQADAKHLKFKEEANAQRYRANLLRAISHDLRTPLAGIMGTCEMLKKMLDDKEKEYELTDGIYKDAQWLYSLVENILSLTKLQEGKMQMSCQSESMDEIVGVALYQFEKRSEREVKVQLPDDIVIVDADAKLLEQVILNLLDNANKHTPKDKSISIYVSCSKTEVKVCVEDEGEGIAEQDISRIFEMFYTTSSKHSDASMGIGLGLTICKSIIEAHGGNIYAENREDGDGARFSFVIPRKENVYVE from the coding sequence ATGAAACAAAAAGGAGTAAGGAAGCACTGGAATCTGATTGTCTCTATTCTTCAAAGTATTTTTTTGCTTATCGTGGCATCAGGAATTGGCTTATTGTTTCAAGCCTGGAATTTTAAGGAATCAAATATCGTTATTGTGTATTTGCTGGCGGTAGCTTTATCAGCGAAATATGGAAATGGACATGTAGCAGGTTTATTTTCTGCAGTAGCATCTACTTTTTTATTTAATTACTTTTTTACACAGCCATACTACAGTTTAAATGTTAATGAAGCAGGTTATCTTGTAACGTTTTTGATTATGACTTGTGTATCTTTTATTATTTCTACATTGACAGTTCAAATGAAACAAAGTGCAAAGATTGCACAAAAAAATGCGGATGAAAAACAGGTTTTACTAGAGCTTATGGTCGAATTGAATCATGCCAAGGATATGGAAGATGTCGCAAAACGCTCAATTGTTTCTTTTAATAAATATCTGCATATTGATGTAGGATGTATACATTTGGATGAACAGGGAGTTTTGAAAGATACCTATCTGAAAAAAAGTGAAACAGGTTTTGTATACAAAGAAATTGCAGAATATGATGACTTGTTTTTGTTTTTAAAAGATTATGATAAACCTTATTTTGTTACAGAGGGTTTTTATGAATTTTTAATTAAAGGAAGTAAAGAAGTTTTAGGTATTATGCGTATTCCTATACAAAACAGCTTTATACTTGATAACAATATTTTACAGGTATTAACTTCAATGCTGGATTGTATCGCTTTGGCGATGGAACGTATCCAGGCAGATGCAAAGCATTTGAAATTCAAAGAAGAGGCAAATGCGCAAAGATATCGTGCAAATCTTTTAAGAGCGATTTCTCATGATTTGAGAACACCGCTTGCAGGAATTATGGGAACATGTGAAATGTTGAAAAAGATGCTTGACGACAAAGAAAAAGAATATGAACTCACAGATGGTATTTATAAAGATGCACAATGGCTTTATAGCCTTGTGGAAAATATTTTAAGTCTTACTAAGCTGCAGGAAGGGAAAATGCAGATGAGTTGTCAAAGCGAGTCAATGGATGAAATTGTTGGTGTTGCCTTATATCAGTTTGAAAAGCGTTCAGAAAGAGAAGTAAAAGTACAGCTTCCAGATGATATTGTCATTGTTGATGCAGATGCAAAGCTGCTGGAACAGGTTATTTTAAATCTTTTGGATAATGCGAATAAGCATACACCAAAAGATAAATCGATTTCTATTTATGTGTCTTGCAGCAAAACAGAGGTAAAGGTATGTGTGGAAGATGAAGGAGAAGGAATTGCTGAACAGGATATTTCTAGAATTTTTGAAATGTTTTATACGACTTCCAGCAAGCATAGTGATGCATCTATGGGTATAGGACTTGGGTTAACTATATGTAAATCTATCATTGAAGCACATGGGGGAAATATCTATGCAGAAAACAGAGAAGATGGTGATGGGGCAAGATTTTCTTTTGTAATTCCAAGAAAGGAGAATGTTTATGTTGAATGA
- a CDS encoding response regulator, with product MLNEIQPVILIVEDDIQIRNFIRFALENEKYKVLTSENAAQAMNEIVSEPMDLILLDLGLPDADGMEVIKKVREFSDIPIIVVSARDQDKEKVKALDYGADDYLVKPFSASELLARIRVAFRHLEKIGKEEVMQNGKVGELMIDFSKHLVYLKGEELHVTPMEYRLLSVFFKNIGKVLTTSYIIQEVYGKNYGNDTQALRALMAALRRKIEDSPARPRYIMTEIGVGYRLVDE from the coding sequence ATGTTGAATGAAATTCAACCTGTCATTTTAATTGTAGAGGATGATATTCAAATTCGAAATTTTATACGCTTTGCATTGGAAAATGAAAAGTATAAGGTTTTGACATCAGAAAATGCGGCACAGGCAATGAATGAAATCGTTAGCGAACCAATGGACTTGATTTTGCTGGATCTTGGACTTCCTGATGCAGATGGCATGGAAGTTATAAAAAAGGTTAGAGAGTTTTCGGATATTCCTATTATTGTTGTATCCGCAAGAGATCAAGATAAAGAAAAAGTAAAGGCACTGGATTATGGGGCAGATGATTATCTTGTAAAGCCATTTTCTGCTTCTGAACTTTTAGCAAGAATTCGTGTAGCTTTTCGACATCTGGAAAAAATTGGTAAAGAAGAAGTTATGCAAAATGGAAAAGTAGGAGAGCTGATGATTGATTTTTCTAAACATTTGGTATATTTAAAAGGGGAAGAGCTTCATGTAACACCAATGGAATATCGCCTTTTATCTGTATTCTTTAAAAATATAGGAAAAGTTCTAACAACGAGTTATATTATTCAGGAAGTTTATGGTAAAAATTATGGAAATGATACACAGGCACTGCGTGCTTTGATGGCGGCATTGCGTCGTAAGATTGAAGATAGTCCTGCCAGACCCCGCTATATCATGACAGAAATTGGTGTTGGGTATCGACTGGTTGATGAATAG
- a CDS encoding metallophosphoesterase: protein MLALFLAPVYLILCWYIWKRWTHWLKHCHLLFDKPLVKGIIGVVYLFVITSLLTSMLFPQNFFHKFLKVISNYWLGILLYILLILFIVDFLRIVLKKISFSRKEFLFSRKGCVFVGTLCLCILVLISGIGVYNASVIKTTDYEVNVNKTVENRKDLRIVLVADMHLGYNIGNLHMKQMVEKINKEKPDLVVVAGDIFDNEYAAVYQPEEIAKTLRNIKSTYGVYACYGNHDVEEKILAGFTFDDDKHKESSKEMDDFLKKAGIKLLKDEGVLIDNSFYVYGRPDAYKRGNTKKQRKSPMEITKNMDREKPIIMIDHQPKELQEMADAGVDLDLSGHTHDGQLFPGNLFVKLMWENSYGYLQKGTMHNIVTSGVGLFGPNMRVGTKSEICSILVHFNEK from the coding sequence ATGTTAGCGTTGTTTTTAGCTCCTGTTTATTTGATATTATGCTGGTATATATGGAAACGGTGGACACATTGGCTAAAGCATTGTCATTTGCTGTTTGATAAACCACTGGTCAAGGGAATCATAGGAGTTGTTTATTTGTTTGTAATTACTTCTTTACTAACTTCTATGTTGTTTCCACAAAACTTTTTCCATAAATTTTTAAAGGTAATTAGCAATTATTGGCTAGGTATTCTTTTATACATTCTACTAATTTTATTTATTGTGGATTTTCTTCGTATAGTTTTAAAAAAGATTTCTTTTTCTCGCAAAGAATTCTTATTTTCCAGAAAGGGCTGTGTTTTTGTTGGAACACTTTGTCTTTGTATTCTTGTGCTTATAAGCGGTATTGGTGTATACAATGCCAGTGTGATAAAAACAACCGATTATGAAGTAAATGTAAATAAAACGGTTGAGAATCGAAAAGATTTACGCATTGTACTTGTTGCAGATATGCATTTAGGCTATAATATTGGAAATTTGCATATGAAACAAATGGTTGAAAAAATAAACAAAGAGAAACCAGATTTGGTCGTGGTTGCAGGAGATATTTTTGATAATGAATATGCAGCAGTATACCAGCCAGAGGAAATCGCAAAAACGTTAAGAAATATAAAAAGTACATATGGAGTTTATGCCTGCTATGGGAATCATGATGTAGAAGAAAAAATACTGGCAGGATTTACTTTTGATGATGATAAACATAAAGAAAGCAGTAAAGAAATGGATGATTTCTTAAAAAAAGCTGGAATTAAATTATTAAAAGATGAGGGTGTACTAATTGATAATTCTTTTTATGTGTATGGACGACCAGATGCTTATAAAAGAGGAAATACGAAAAAGCAAAGAAAATCACCGATGGAAATTACAAAAAACATGGATAGGGAAAAGCCGATTATCATGATTGACCATCAGCCGAAAGAATTGCAGGAAATGGCGGATGCTGGTGTAGATTTGGATTTAAGCGGGCATACGCATGATGGACAGTTATTTCCTGGGAATTTATTTGTAAAACTAATGTGGGAAAATTCTTATGGTTATTTGCAGAAAGGTACAATGCACAACATTGTAACATCTGGAGTTGGGCTTTTTGGACCAAATATGCGAGTTGGAACGAAGAGTGAAATATGCAGTATTTTGGTGCATTTTAATGAAAAATAA
- a CDS encoding response regulator transcription factor has translation MLNNQKGILVVEDDASIRNLITTTLQANAYHYEAAVDGKGALLLATAKKIDMMLLDLGLPDMDGVEVIRQIRSFSMMPIIVISARNDDQDKIEALDAGADDYLTKPFSVEELLARVRSTLRRAEYLENQNNLENTVFENGNLKIDYTSATVYVEGVEIHLMPIEYHLLCLLSKNVGKVLTHQYILDKVWTNALESDLSSLRVYMASLRKKIEKGNHTNERYIQTHIGIGYRMLRLRKEDENK, from the coding sequence ATGTTAAATAATCAAAAAGGTATTTTAGTAGTGGAGGATGATGCATCCATTCGAAATTTAATTACAACTACCTTACAGGCAAATGCTTATCATTATGAGGCGGCTGTAGATGGGAAAGGGGCTTTGCTTCTTGCGACGGCAAAGAAAATAGATATGATGCTTTTGGATTTGGGATTACCAGATATGGATGGGGTTGAAGTAATTCGTCAAATTCGCTCATTTTCCATGATGCCAATCATTGTAATTTCCGCAAGAAACGATGATCAGGATAAAATTGAAGCCCTGGATGCAGGAGCAGATGATTACTTAACAAAACCATTTTCTGTTGAAGAATTACTGGCACGCGTTCGCTCTACGCTTCGAAGAGCGGAATATCTGGAAAATCAAAATAATCTTGAAAATACTGTATTTGAAAATGGAAATTTAAAAATTGATTATACAAGTGCTACCGTTTATGTTGAAGGTGTGGAAATACACTTAATGCCGATTGAGTATCATCTTTTATGTCTGCTTTCTAAAAATGTTGGGAAAGTATTAACACATCAATATATTTTAGATAAGGTATGGACCAATGCGTTGGAAAGTGATTTATCATCTTTACGTGTGTATATGGCATCCTTAAGAAAAAAGATTGAAAAAGGAAATCATACAAATGAGCGATACATTCAAACACATATTGGAATAGGGTATCGAATGCTTCGCTTAAGAAAAGAGGATGAAAATAAATGA
- a CDS encoding co-chaperone GroES, with amino-acid sequence MLKPLHKNVILKKEKEEKETTTASGIILTDNGKNKPSYAVVVAIGPDCKADVQVNDKVVYKEYSGTKVTLDDEEYIILEDEDILAVLA; translated from the coding sequence ATGTTAAAGCCGTTACACAAAAATGTGATTTTGAAAAAAGAAAAAGAGGAAAAAGAAACAACAACAGCAAGTGGTATTATTTTAACTGATAATGGAAAAAATAAACCAAGCTATGCAGTCGTAGTGGCTATTGGGCCTGACTGTAAAGCAGATGTACAAGTGAATGATAAAGTAGTTTATAAAGAATATTCAGGTACAAAAGTTACTTTGGATGATGAAGAATATATTATTTTAGAAGATGAAGATATTTTAGCTGTATTAGCTTAA
- a CDS encoding potassium channel family protein, with product MEFKIGKKKTKDYTVIIGCGRLGASLAGTLSDEDRNVLIIDDRKESFRKLPSSFGGLTILGDGTDIEVLKDAKVQEASAVIIVTDNDNTNILAAQLVKKWFHCEKVIMRLYDSHREFICQDMGIHVVCPALLTMFEVGKILHEEKGMDTK from the coding sequence ATGGAATTTAAAATAGGAAAAAAGAAAACAAAAGATTATACAGTTATTATTGGATGCGGCAGACTTGGTGCTTCTTTAGCCGGTACTTTATCAGATGAGGATAGAAATGTATTGATCATTGATGATCGAAAAGAATCCTTTCGCAAACTTCCTTCATCCTTTGGAGGATTAACGATTTTAGGAGATGGAACTGATATTGAAGTGCTAAAGGATGCAAAGGTACAGGAAGCAAGTGCAGTCATAATTGTAACAGACAATGACAATACAAATATTCTAGCGGCTCAGCTTGTAAAAAAATGGTTCCATTGTGAAAAAGTAATTATGCGTTTATATGATTCTCACAGGGAATTTATTTGTCAGGATATGGGAATTCATGTTGTGTGTCCTGCATTGTTGACTATGTTTGAAGTAGGAAAGATTCTACATGAAGAGAAGGGAATGGATACAAAATGA
- a CDS encoding putative ABC transporter permease, translating to MHLFRYQEFVNRGILHGPWLPIYGSGSILILILLKKFRKKPFIEFLSAMLVCGVVEYGASYVLERMHNGVRWWDYSDYFLNLHGRICAEGLLAFGLGSLFIVYFLAPCIDNLLHKISKKVLIMVCLSFLCIYGADQIYSLSNPNMGEGISVKR from the coding sequence TTGCATCTTTTTAGATATCAGGAATTTGTAAACAGAGGTATTTTGCATGGTCCATGGCTGCCTATTTATGGAAGTGGAAGTATTTTGATATTGATATTACTAAAGAAATTTCGTAAAAAGCCTTTTATTGAATTTTTGAGTGCCATGCTTGTATGTGGTGTTGTAGAATATGGTGCATCGTATGTATTGGAACGTATGCATAATGGTGTAAGATGGTGGGATTACAGTGATTATTTTTTGAATCTTCATGGAAGAATTTGCGCAGAAGGTCTGCTTGCTTTTGGTTTGGGAAGCTTGTTTATTGTTTACTTTCTTGCTCCTTGTATTGATAATCTTCTTCATAAGATATCAAAAAAGGTGCTGATTATGGTATGTCTATCCTTTTTATGTATATATGGAGCAGATCAAATCTATTCTTTATCGAACCCAAATATGGGAGAAGGAATAAGTGTGAAGAGGTGA